One genomic region from Aphis gossypii isolate Hap1 unplaced genomic scaffold, ASM2018417v2 Contig00797, whole genome shotgun sequence encodes:
- the LOC126555315 gene encoding uncharacterized protein LOC126555315, translating to MDHVWESYQFDFGIVCGDFNLPNIRWSNRDSGLEYDGSVTDKVRQIGDQYEALHFEQKNNVPNISNSFLDLVFTNNKFVKVEESSEPLLPCDMHHPALTISCTCPLDIPVLNNSHSFHDFKHGNYVKANDDLRNINWAHHLSSLTTEQSAKFLQNSLLHVIDHCVPLLTFRNSSFPPWVTKSLKDLLVKKKQVHKIFKTFGGFNNYRCFSLLRSQCKFVSKKLYRSYTCKMQEQLCNNPRSFWDYARKAQGSQNIPEKVHLDSISASGDQVSDLFASYFFSVYVKPRVISDAQLNLITTKQFSFLPSSITITPDEVSAAFESLATTRGSGPDGISAIFLYRCRNHLILPICAIFNKSLAEGIFPSVWKCSRVTPILKSGDPTDVTNYRPISGLPFLGKMFESIVLKRIQLPLLSTISVDQHGFFPGWSTSTNPIDFVSFVHVAFSARRQVDVVYTDFSKAFDSIDHNTLIYVLDRLGIGDPLLTWL from the coding sequence ATGGATCATGTATGGGAATCCTATCAATTTGATTTTGGTATTGTATGTggtgattttaatttacctaatattagATGGTCTAATAGGGACTCTGGCCTTGAATATGATGGTTCTGTTACTGATAAAGTTCGTCAGATCGGTGATCAATACGAAGCCCTTCactttgaacaaaaaaataatgtcccTAATATATCTAACTCTTTCCTTGACttagtttttacaaataacaaatttgtCAAAGTTGAGGAATCATCTGAGCCTCTCTTACCTTGTGATATGCATCATCCAGCGCTTACTATATCCTGCACATGTCCCTTAGATATCCCTGTCCTTAATAATAGTCATTCTTTTCACGATTTCAAACATGGTAACTACGTTAAGGCAAACGATGATTTACGCAATATTAACTGGGCTCATCATTTATCGTCGTTAACGACAGAGCAGTCAGCTAAGTTCTTACAGAACTCACTTCTGCATGTCATTGATCACTGTGTACCTTTGCTCACTTTTCGTAACTCATCCTTTCCACCCTGGGTAACTAAGAGCCTCAAGGATCTTTTGGTCAAAAAGAAACAAgtccataaaatttttaaaacatttggtggatttaataattaccgtTGTTTCTCTCTTTTACGTTCTCaatgtaaatttgtttcaaaaaagcTGTACAGATCCTATACGTGTAAAATGCAAGAGCAGTTGTGTAACAATCCACGCTCGTTTTGGGACTATGCCCGTAAGGCTCAAGGTAGTCAGAATATTCCGGAGAAAGTTCATCTCGATAGCATAAGTGCCTCCGGTGATCAAGTTTCTGATCTATTCGCTTCTTATTTTTTCTCGGTTTATGTTAAACCTAGGGTGATATCTGATGCTCAGTTGAACTTGATAACTACAAAGCAATTTTCGTTTCTCCCATCCTCAATAACAATTACCCCTGACGAGGTGTCTGCTGCTTTTGAATCACTTGCTACTACTCGGGGTTCCGGACCTGATGGTATTTCAGCCATCTTTTTGTATCGTTGTAGAAACCATCTCATTTTGCCGATCTGTGCGATATTTAACAAATCTCTAGCAGAAGGAATCTTCCCCTCCGTTTGGAAATGTAGCCGTGTTACACCTATTCTAAAATCGGGGGACCCTACTGATGTCACTAACTATCGGCCTATTTCTGGTCTACCATTCTTAGGCAAAATGTTTGAATCGATTGTTCTGAAGCGTATCCAACTTCCACTCTTGTCAACCATCTCGGTTGACCAACACGGATTTTTTCCTGGTTGGTCAACATCTACCAATCCAATTGATTTTGTATCTTTTGTACATGTTGCTTTTTCAGCTAGGCGGCAAGTTGACGTTGTTTACACAGACTTCTCAAAAGCTTTCGACTCGATTGATCATAATACACTGATATATGTCTTGGATCGGTTAGGAATTGGTGACCCACTCCTAACCTGGTTGTGA